In the genome of Mus caroli unplaced genomic scaffold, CAROLI_EIJ_v1.1 scaffold_15359_1, whole genome shotgun sequence, one region contains:
- the LOC110289214 gene encoding zinc finger protein 14-like: MGSVSFEDVAVNFTVEEWALLDPSQKKLHKDVMEETFRNLAAIGKTQDQNIDEDHRYSRRNQRNDVVERLLEHSKGTESKEIFRQIPNTIVNRKISHRTMLSENPVYKDNMLISQSSLTASVPLQTPHKPHEYEPHGENLYKFGECEKAFIYPECFLKPEDSDTRKRSYELNQCEEIFKSNDYIQIRVNDETREEICIDKQHYNAFTYPDFLQYVEKVHTGKKPYACKQCGKTFSFLSNIKRHERTHSGEKPYRCNICDKAFTCSTNFQEHERTHTGEKPYLCTQCGKSFSFLSNIRRHERTHTGEKPYRCNACGKAFSYLTNFQDHERTHTGEKPYVCTQCGKAFTYYYSFQTHKRCHTGEKPYVCKQCGKAFSYYNSIQTHKRCHTGEKPYVCKLCTKAFTTLSSLRYHERIHSGEKPHVCLQCGKGFNSSSTLRIHERTHTGEKPYKCKKCGKVFSVESSLRCHERIHSGEKPYVCKQCGKAFTRHTSLRCHERIHCGEKPYMCKQCGKGFISSSNFRKHEWTHSGEKLCVCKLCGKAFTGHSSLQRHERIHSGEKPYVCKHCGKDFSSLSGCQRHEQIHTGEKPYVCKNCGKAFTNPSTLRNHERIHSGEKPYVCEQCGKGFISFSKFRIHERIHTGEKPYKCKQCGKAFTGHSSLRRHERIHSGEKPFVCKHCGKSFYTLSDCQRHEQIHTGEKPFICKQCGKAFTRSSSLKIHEKTHSRNP; encoded by the exons GGCTCTGTGAGCTTTGAAGATGTGGCTGTAAACTTCACTGTGGAGGAATGGGCTTTACTAGATCCTTCCCAAAAGAAGCTGCACAAAGATGTCATGGAGGAGACCTTCAGGAACCTGGCTGCTATAG GAAAAACACAAGACCAGAACATAGATGAGGACCATAGATATTCTAGAAGAAATCAAAG aaatgaCGTTGTGGAAAGACTGTTGGAGCATAGCAAAGGTACTGAAAGTAAAGAAATCTTCAGACAGATTCCAAACACCATTGTGAACAGGAAAATTTCTCATAGAACAATGCTTAGTGAAAACCCTGTGTACAAGGACAACATGCTCATTAGTCAGTCATCTCTTACTGCATCTGTGCCTCTTCAGACTCCACACAAACCTCATGAATATGAACCACATGGAGAGAACCTCTATAAATTTGGAGAATGTGAGAAAGCCTTCATTTATCCAGAATGCTTTCTGAagcctgaagacagtgacactAGAAAGAGATCCTATGAGTTGAACCAGTGTGAGGAAATCTTCAAAAGTAATGATTACATTCAAATACGTGTGAATGATGAAACTAGAGAAGAAATATGTATAGATAAGCAGCATTATAATGCCTTTACTTATCCTGATTTTCTTCAGTATGTTGAAAAGGTCCACACTGGAAAGAAACCCTATGCATGTAAACAATGTGggaaaaccttttcttttttgagtaacATTAAAAGACATGAACGGACTCACTCTGGAGAGAAACCATACAGGTGTAATATATGTGATAAAGCCTTCACTTGTTCAACTAACTTTCAAGAACATGAAAGaactcatactggagagaaaccctatttaTGTACACAATGTGGtaagtccttttcttttctgagtaaCATTCGAAGACATGAACGGactcatactggagaaaaaccataCAGATGTAATGCCTGTGGTAAGGCTTTCAGTTACTTGACAAACTTTCAAGACCATGAAAGAactcatactggagaaaaaccttaCGTGTGTACACAGTGTGGGAAAGCTTTCACTTACTACTATTCATTTCAGACACATAAACGATGTCACACTGGTGAAAAGCCCTATGTATGTAagcaatgtgggaaagccttcagttACTACAATTCCATTCAAACACATAAACGTTGtcacactggagaaaagccctATGTATGTAAGCTTTGTACTAAAGCCTTTACTACTCTCAGTTCTCTTCGATATCATGAGAGGATTCACAGTGGTGAGAAGCCCCATGTATGTTTGCAATGTGGGAAAGGTTTCAATTCTTCCAGTACCCTTCGAATACATGAAAGgactcacactggagagaaaccctataaatgtaaGAAGTGTGGAAAAGTCTTTAGTGTGGAGAGTTCCCTCCGATGCCATGAAAGGATTCACAGTGGGGAGAAGCCCTATGTGTGTAAGCAATGTGGAAAAGCCTTCACTCGTCATACCTCCCTTCGATGCCATGAAAGGATTCACTGTGGGGAGAAACCCTATATGTGTAAGCAATGtgggaaaggttttatttcttcCAGTAACTTTCGAAAACATGAATGGACTCATTCTGGAGAGAAACTCTGTGTATGTAAACTATGTGGTAAAGCCTTCACTGGACATAGTTCACTTCAACGCCATGAAAGAATTCACAGTGGAGAAAAACCCTATGTATGTAAGCATTGTGGGAAAGATTTCTCTTCTTTGAGTGGCTGTCAAAGACATGAACAAATTCACACTGGTGAGAAACCCTATGTATGTAAGAATTGTGGGAAAGCCTTTACTAATCCCAGTACCCTTCGAAATCATGAAAGGATTCACAGTGGTGAAAAACCCTATGTATGTGAACAGTGTGGGAAGGGTTTCATTTCTTTTAGTAAGTTTAGAATACATGAACGGATTCACACTGGAGAAAAACCATATAAGTGTAagcaatgtgggaaagccttcactGGTCACAGTTCCCTTCGACGTCATGAAAGGATTCACAGTGGAGAGAAACCTTTTGTATGTAAACACTGTGGGAAATCCTTTTATACTTTAAGTGATTGTCAAAGACATGAACAGATCCACACTGGTGAGAAACCTTTCATTTGCAAGCAATGTGGGAAAGCTTTTACCCGGTCCAGTTCCCTTAAAATACATGAGAAGACTCACAGTAGAAATCCCTAA